The following coding sequences lie in one Xylocopa sonorina isolate GNS202 chromosome 15, iyXylSono1_principal, whole genome shotgun sequence genomic window:
- the LOC143430635 gene encoding uncharacterized protein LOC143430635 — MSDDGMDNPAFASDECTIEASLDDGQQQVTPEQDHKADSGPVENGHQRSQQCAEAGRTTPDRHYKTETKIELPEGNVNKTVAEPKMNGVHGNGNNNDASFLNNSATSVQINDTGKKEQIEAVNLELVSMRPYAGNNLQTKGQEACEVPADPYEEYFVPVNEHRKYISRGPEAEVETTVAGVRFDLGPGVGREGLSLRDPAAGLVDYSHWLTALRGEKLYVTKDKRSRSSYWRRMAWGCGLLVLLVAVIIAILAATGVILTQEASEPLENVQQTNSRQFDNVRTAGSQKYMKDPPSSPPPATSSFPPWPTTDETLYNTVPSALDGALKLDEFRWNDDLGDPKSRMYRQVSSEIEEYLKNTLQQTADNVTVVKVYDINRDGEVKFRISYPPRTTPEEMQQMIEQTLQKTDNMIGQYHLGSLKVNKLVDQCQSGSLGCSEECSYDYSKGLFVCSCRSGKMLDNDGKNCVDENDLSNVQMDDETPPSSPAVGRDYFQGRSGGAGSVFEPGKPDNRDHLDFSTEKPSAEPEPSVEPKPKSSIEQELKPSTEQKSGAEPEASAKPEPSFKPLPSVEPESVAEPEPTTEPLPSVEPEPSAEPEPSAEPEPSAEPEPSVEQEPSAEPKPSAEPEPSAEPEPSAEPKPSAEPEPSAEPEPSAEPKPAEPEPSAEPKPAEPEPSAEPEPSVEPQPSAVTEPSAEPEPSAEPQPSAVSEPSAEPEPSAEPQPSAVSEPSAEAEPSAEPQPSAALEPSAEPQPAAVSEPSAEPQPSAVSEPSTQPESSTEPEPSAEPKPSAVSEPTAEPKPSTEPEPTAEPKPSAEPEPTAAPEPAAMPEPPSETEPSVKPKPAAVPEPSAEPKSATELVLTNLDSPIETTTSIELALSAEPQSTETVAMDESKFSTEPQLSTEAEIDSKPSVGKEPPVEPKPTVQPEPITESKSAANEAETSTEHELPTVPNMPSDSIDHSTDASDIMKSKDSGNEMSLNETKFPTESVTTNKMTAEMITELPSTESPDMINIAKSPFHVSYGH; from the exons ATGTCAGACGATGGTATGGATAATCCGGCGTTCGCCAGCGACGAGTGCACGATCGAGGCGAGCCTGGACGATGGCCAGCAGCAAGTGACCCCCGAGCAGGATCATAAAGCGGATAGCGGGCCCGTGGAGAACGGGCACCAACGGTCCCAGCAATGCGCGGAGGCCGGAAGGACCACCCCGGATCGCCACTACAAAACCGAGACGAAGATAGAGCTGCCGGAGGGCAACGTCAACAAGACCGTCGCCGAGCCGAAAATGAACGGCGTCCATGGGAACGGGAACAACAACGACGCCAGTTTTTTGAACAACAGCGCCACCAGCGTGCAGATCAATG ACACCGGAAAAAAAGAGCAGATCGAGGCTGTAAACCTGGAACTGGTCTCGATGAGGCCTTACGCGGGCAACAATCTTCAGACGAAGGGTCAGGAGGCATGCGAGGTTCCAGCTGATCCCTACGAGGAGTACTTCGTTCCAGTGAACGAGCATCGAAAGTACATCAG CAGGGGTCCCGAGGCCGAGGTTGAAACAACCGTGGCTGGAGTGCGTTTTGATTTGGGCCCCGGCGTCGGCCGCGAGGGACTCAGCCTGAGAGACCCAGCCGCCGGACTGGTCGACTATTCCCACTGGCTGACAGCCCTCAG AGGGGAGAAACTTTACGTAACGAAGGACAAACGATCCAGGAGCTCGTACTGGAGGAGGATGGCCTGGGGCTGCGGTTTGTTGGTTCTGTTGGTGGCCGTCATCATTGCTATTTTGGCCGCAA CTGGAGTAATCCTGACGCAGGAGGCCTCGGAACCACTGGAAAACGTCCAACAGACCAATTCTCGGCAATTCGACAACGTACGAACCGCAGGGAGTCAAAAGTACATGAAGGATCCACCGTCGAGTCCTCCGCCAGCGACTTCGAGTTTCCCACCCTGGCCAACGACCGACGAAACTCTTTATAACACCGTTCCAAGCGCCCTAGACGGTGCACTAAAGCTGGACGAGTTCCGCTGGAACGATGACCTGGGCGATCCTAAATCGAGGATGTACAGACAAGTCAGTTCAGAGATCGAAGAGTACTTGAAGAACACGTTGCAACAGACCGCGGATAATGTGACAGTCGTTAAGGTCTACGACATAAACAGGGACGGCGAGGTGAAGTTTAGGATAAGTTATCCGCCACGTACCACGCCAGAGGAAATGCAACAGATGATCGAGCAAACGTTGCAGAAGACTGACAATATGATTGGACAATACCATTTGGGTAGTCTGAAAGTGAACAAATTGGTTGATCAGTGTCAGAGTGGGAGCCTTGGGTGTTCCGAGGAGTGCAGTTACGATTATTCTAAGGGACTGTTCGTGTGTTCTTGTAGAAGTGGGAAGATGTTGGATAACGACGGGAAGAACTGCGTTGATGAAAATGATTTGAGTAATGTGCAAATGGACGATGAAACGCCGCCGTCTAGTCCGGCAGTTGGACGTGATTACTTTCAGGGAAGGAGCGGTGGGGCTGGATCAGTGTTTGAACCCGGTAAGCCTGATAACAGGGATCATTTGGATTTCAGTACGGAAA AACCTTCTGCTGAACCGGAGCCTTCTGTTGAACCAAAGCCGAAATCTTCAATTGAGCAAGAATTAAAACCTTCTACTGAACAAAAATCCGGAGCTGAACCAGAGGCCTCAGCTAAACCAGAACCCTCTTTCAAGCCATTACCTTCTGTTGAACCAGAATCTGTTGCTGAACCAGAACCAACTACTGAACCATTGCCGTCTGTTGAACCTGAGCCTTCTGCTGAACCTGAGCCTTCTGCAGAACCAGAACCTTCTGCAGAACCTGAGCCATCTGTAGAACAAGAGCCTTCTGCAGAACCAAAACCTTCTGCAGAACCAGAGCCTTCTGCGGAACCAGAGCCTTCTGCAGAACCAAAACCTTCTGCAGAACCAGAGCCTTCTGCGGAACCAGAGCCTTCTGCGGAACCAAAACCTGCAGAACCAGAGCCTTCTGCGGAACCAAAACCCGCAGAACCAGAGCCTTCTGCGGAGCCAGAGCCTTCTGTGGAACCACAACCTTCTGCAGTAACAGAGCCTTCTGCGGAGCCAGAGCCTTCTGCGGAACCACAACCTTCTGCTGTATCAGAGCCTTCTGCAGAACCTGAGCCCTCTGCAGAACCACAACCTTCTGCTGTATCAGAGCCTTCTGCAGAAGCTGAGCCCTCTGCAGAACCACAACCTTCTGCTGCATTGGAGCCTTCTGCAGAACCACAACCTGCTGCTGTATCAGAACCTTCTGCAGAACCACAACCTTCTGCTGTATCAGAGCCTTCTACACAACCAGAGTCTTCTACAGAACCTGAACCTTCTGCAGAACCGAAGCCTTCTGCTGTATCAGAGCCTACTGCTGAACCAAAGCCATCTACTGAACCAGAGCCTACTGCTGAACCAAAGCCTTCTGCTGAACCGGAACCTACTGCTGCACCAGAACCTGCTGCCATGCCAGAACCCCCGTCTGAAACAGAACCTTCTGTAAAACCAAAACCCGCTGCTGTGCCAGAACCTTCCGCTGAACCAAAATCTGCTACAGAATTGGTACTCACTAATTTGGACTCGCCAATAGAAACTACAACTAGCATTGAACTAGCACTTTCCGCTGAACCACAGTCAACTGAAACAGTGGCTATGGATGAATCTAAATTCTCTACAGAGCCACAATTATCCACTGAAGCAGAAATTGATTCAAAACCATCAGTTGGTAAAGAACCTCCTGTTGAACCTAAACCAACAGTTCAACCGGAACCTATCACTGAATCAAAATCTGCTGCTAACGAAGCAGAGACTTCTACTGAACACGAATTACCAACTGTCCCTAATATGCCCTCTGATTCTATTGACCATTCCACTGACGCatcagacattatgaagtcaaaAGATTCTGGTAACGAAATGTCTCTTAACGAAACAAAATTCCCCACTGAATCTGTGACTACAAATAAAATGACTGCAGAAATGATTACCGAATTACCTTCCACCGAATCGCCTGATATGATAAACATAGCAAAGTCTCCA TTTCACGTCTCCTACGGACATTGA